ACTATATATGTTCAACTCAGTCCTCCAGAAACATTTTTTTTTCCTCAGGGTATCCTCGAGTTCTACAACTTCCCCATCCCATCACTACCTGCAGCATCCTCAAACCACCGTCCATCCTCGCTGCCAGAGGGCGTGCAGTTTGTCTTGAACACTTTGCCGGTCAGATGTATCATTTATTCTGCAATAGGCTCATCACCAGCATAAAAGTATTGAAAGACTGGTTATGCCGGTCCGCATAAAAGTATTCTCACAGGTCACTGTATCACTGCTGTTCTCAGGTTAATAACCAAAACATTGGAGATGGCGATGGCTTTACCGCTTATGTTGCCACAACCGATCCGAGGGAGTCTGGAAATGTTCCTATAGAAGTACATGAGATGGTGATTGCGAGGACTGAAGCACGCAATCGTAGGGATTACAAGAGTGCCGATGCACTTCAAAGTAGCATTAAAGAAGCTGGATACAAGTATTAAAACTGAACCATTACAGATTTCTGTTTTAATATTATACTCCAAAGTAATTTTTCATAAATGAACACACCATGTTTTTTTCCCATATTTGGATTCACTTATATTGGATTCCAAAAGTATTAAAAGTACTAGATTTTTTTCTTTGAACTAAGACACATTCTGAATTCACTTTGTCCATTCAAACTAGTACTAGAATGGTTTTACTACattatttgaagttttttctGTTGTAAAACAGCACGGATACCCATTTTAGTACTACAAAAAAATTAGTGCAGTCACTGAAAATAAGAAGAAACATATTTATAGCATAATATTTTAAAAACCTTCCTGTGACCATTCAGTTGGCACTTGTGTACCAATAGTCTGGAACACAACAGGCTTGTGTCAGTTTTATTTGGCTCTTGCTTTGATCTATTACGTGAACATGCATTCACTTGTTTTACTTTGGAATGACATGAAAGCATAACTTCTTACAAATACTTGTTATGAACAGGATAATAGTCTGTTCAGATGAAGAGATCCTAGCAAGGAAATACCGAATCAGAATGAGGTATTTGTTGCTCAAGATTACACATTATGTCCCATAATAAAATAATCGAAATACTTATGTGAAGTGTATGATCTTTCATGAGTTAAAAGGGGAATTGATGCACCAGAGCTTAAGATGACATATGGGAAGGAATCAAAGAGTGCTTTGGTGAAGCTCATTGGTGGGAAAAGAACCACAATTCATGTGTATGAGCAGGACCAGTTTGATCGCTACGTTGGTGATGTCTATTGCAATTGTGCGTTCATCCAGGTGAAACAAGCACTAAAGATATGCCTTCGACCAATTTAATTGCTTTAGTTCTGATGAAATTGACTGTGTGTGTATGTGTCTGGGTCCTTCAGGAGAAAATGCTGAAGAATGGTCACGCATGGCATTTTACGACCTACGACAAGCGCCCAGAGTTTGCTAAAGTAAGAAAAAAAATTAGAAAGAGATATGGTGCCCTCACCTTACATGGTTATGCCTGCTGATTGTTTGACTTGCTCTGTGATGGATGGTGCAGTGGGAGAGAGAGGCAAGAGCTGCACAGCGAGGGCTCTTTGCCTCACTCAACCCTGAGAAGCCGTGGGACTGGCGAAGAGAGCAGCGCAGTGGTGGTGGCATTCAGGTCTACTAATGGCTCCATCCATGATCCATCCATGTCTCGAACTAATGGTCAGAAAGGTGTGTATAGTTTGGTAACTAGGGTGGATCTTAATCAGCATCATCATGCTGCAAACTAAATGTGCAGTATGTTTATGTATGCTGCGAGAGTAATGCTTTCTAATTCGGCCTATGGCCAAGACTCCTAAACCTTCTTCTTAATCAATGAAAATGGCAAATCTTTCCTTGTTTCAGAAAAAAAGGTGCAGTATGGCATACCTGATGAAAATGTAGAGATGAATTGTGATCAGTAAGTGCCAATATATCATTGCCTGTATAAGCAAAAGAGCAACCTAGACGAGTGGCCAATCCTAGCCTCTCAGGTCTACAATCCCTTTGCATGCACGGCCCCAAATCCAAACGAAGAGACTTGCATGCATCACACCTCAGTTTCTTTTCTTAGTAATCTCTTAAAAATCCTAggcaaaaaagaaaaggaaagactAGCTGGCAGGACTAACAATCCTCACTACACATATTTGCAAATTGCATCGCTCCACACAAGCTGCACAGCCACCTATACATATTCAGGTTCCACTTCATTTAAGATCAACACATTAAACATTCCAAGGCTACCACCTACCACATTACAATCCGTTCTGTGGTCGAAGAGTTGAATGAATATGATCTCAAGCCATTCCTGCCATATCCACAAAATGATCATGTCTCAAGGTCCTGGTTTGTTTGCAGTGTTGCTCGGCGGGTCCAACTTCACATCTGCAGCATCTACATTAGGCTGCACCGGTGCTGTGGATCACGCATCATGGTTCTAGCTTCCCTGACATTGCGAGGCATTGCAGTCTCACCAAGTAGCTCCTGGTTTACGCATCCAGCTTCCTTATTAGATCGCACCATTCCATAATCTCTGGGCGGCTCCTGTTCTACGTTTCTAGCTCTGTTATTACGTTGCAGAATTGCAGTGTCACTGCCTGGCACCGGTTTTACTCTTATAGCTTCGTGATCAGATGGCAGCATCACAATGTCACTGCCTTGCACATGTTCTACTCTTCTATCTAACTCATCAGGTTTCAGCACTGCAACGCCTGACTCCGGTTCTGCTCTTCTAGCTTCCTTACTAGGTTGCAGCATTACAGCGTCGCCGCCTGGCTCCTGTACTACTCGTCTAGCTTCCTCATCATCTTTCAGCATTACAGCGTCGCTGGATGGCTCCTGTGTTGATTGTTGGATGCATCGGGACACTGAGTTAATGACATCTCCAGCCATTTTTCCTTCATTCTTTTCCACATCAACTGCTTGGCGATTCCTTTTCATGAACTTCCTCTTGTTCCATTTCTTCTTGAAACCGCCTTTCTTCACCGCAAGTGGTTTTGGGATTTCAATTAGCTTTTTCGTTGTCTCCTTAACTTGCCTTTTGCTAGGAACTACAATATGCTTTGTGGCACCACTTCTGCGACCCTCTAGTTGACCTGCACAAACAGAGCCTGCACATGATGAGTGTCCAGCCCAGCACACACGAGGAAGAAATCGATGCAA
This genomic window from Aegilops tauschii subsp. strangulata cultivar AL8/78 chromosome 4, Aet v6.0, whole genome shotgun sequence contains:
- the LOC109779117 gene encoding probable staphylococcal-like nuclease CAN2; translated protein: MGNILKCFKGDEEEDHYPYYHPGSRPHYPQQQQQADGHGVASLAHDLLNFESASMVPEGLRQHVTASKKAQIKWYQNMLEAYKNARTPPRTPEEAAQLVVSALNWIQRADLEGILEFYNFPIPSLPAASSNHRPSSLPEGVQFVLNTLPVNNQNIGDGDGFTAYVATTDPRESGNVPIEVHEMVIARTEARNRRDYKSADALQSSIKEAGYKIIVCSDEEILARKYRIRMRGIDAPELKMTYGKESKSALVKLIGGKRTTIHVYEQDQFDRYVGDVYCNCAFIQEKMLKNGHAWHFTTYDKRPEFAKWEREARAAQRGLFASLNPEKPWDWRREQRSGGGIQVY
- the LOC109779118 gene encoding double-stranded RNA-binding protein 8-like isoform X1, producing MTAAAPAPNASGIRPVKCDAFKSWLQEYAQKAGLLAPEYHTLKEGPCHEPIFKSAVVIDGAKYDSLPGFFTRKAAEQSAAEVALMEIVESIPTIGRIPAALETGLCKNLLQEYAQKMNYTPSYSLTRQASGIAPFTCTVEIGGIQYIGPAARSKKEAEIKGAQTALLAIQGQLEGRRSGATKHIVVPSKRQVKETTKKLIEIPKPLAVKKGGFKKKWNKRKFMKRNRQAVDVEKNEGKMAGDVINSVSRCIQQSTQEPSSDAVMLKDDEEARRVVQEPGGDAVMLQPSKEARRAEPESGVAVLKPDELDRRVEHVQGSDIVMLPSDHEAIRVKPVPGSDTAILQRNNRARNVEQEPPRDYGMVRSNKEAGCVNQELLGETAMPRNVREARTMMRDPQHRCSLM
- the LOC109779118 gene encoding double-stranded RNA-binding protein 8-like isoform X2, whose product is MTAAAPAPNASGIRPVKCDAFKSWLQEYAQKAGLLAPEYHTLKEGPCHEPIFKSAVVIDGAKYDSLPGFFTRKAAEQSAAEVALMEIVESIPTIGRIPAALETGLCKNLLQEYAQKMNYTPSYSLTRQASGIAPFTCTVEIGGIQYIGPAARSKKEAEIKGAQTALLAIQGSVCAGQLEGRRSGATKHIVVPSKRQVKETTKKLIEIPKPLAVKKGGFKKKWNKRKFMKRNRQAVDVEKNEGKMAGDVINSVSRCIQQSTQEPSSDAVMLKDDEEARRVVQEPGGDAVMLQPSKEARRAEPESGVAVLKPDELDRRVEHVQGSDIVMLPSDHEAIRVKPVPGSDTAILQRNNRARNVEQEPPRDYGMVRSNKEAGCVNQELLGETAMPRNVREARTMMRDPQHRCSLM